The following nucleotide sequence is from Takifugu flavidus isolate HTHZ2018 chromosome 4, ASM371156v2, whole genome shotgun sequence.
GCAACATAGAAACAAGTTTAGTTTAAAATTTAAACAGCCAAAGTCACGAGAGCCACCAGAGGCGTCGTACCTCCCTCAAGACCTGCCTGCAGCCACCACACGGGGAGATGTACTTCTCAGTCATGTCACTGGAAAGGAGAGACAAGAAAATTTGCATTTGTGAATGCATTAGTGCTGAAGACACGTGTCCTGCAGGCATTTCCTGTAAGGCTATCTGCTCTTCTGTCATGTGAAGCCACTCTTAATAACACACCTCACAGCGGGTGGGGATTAATGTTGGGCAGAGGCTGGAATCCTTGGGCCCCCCTTGCAATTTTTCTAAcccaaatgatttttttttaaaaaaagcctctaTTAATACGCAAATGAGATTAAACCCTGAGGGAAAAACTTATCTACGTATATTTGATTTCTGTTGCTTTTGTCCATTTAGGTGGAGCCTTTATGAGCTCACAGGTGAGTCAGCTCATAATGAGTTCAAGACGTACcagaatttttttatttttttttaaagttcgaTGTTTGGTAATGTGGGAATTTCAACAGTGTGAGCTTGTGAAATATTACAGGAAGTTGTGTTATCACATCCTTCCAACGTGAACAGGCAGAATTTACCTGGCAATGGCAATGGCCTTGAACTGCCTGCATCCTTCTGACACCGCCTTCGCCACAGCGTTTCTTTCAGCACAGATTCCCAGGTTGTTACATGCATTCTCCATGTTGCAGCCTGTGGAAGATTCAGGTGATTTTCAGGATATTTGACTTTGTCACCAACCTTTAAACTCATCCAGGGAACATTTCTTCTCCAGGAAGAATGTTTTACTTCTGAAAGCAAAAATGAGCCCATCGGCAATGTTTGACTAGCTAAGCTAGTGTTATTATTGattaaaaggttgttttgtgtgctgtgtgtgcactTCGGTGGCACGCACTTCTGTTAGAGACTCACTACAGCACATTTTCAatattgttgtgtttttgttgtcattTATCAACAATGACATCACTAGAGTTTATGACCGCCTTGCTTTGAAGACCCCCCACCAATGTTGGATTTTCCACTGTTAATAGGAAAACCATCAAAACCTTTAAGCCGAGGAGTCCCAACACTTTGCAATGCACCCTTATTTCAGTAGAAATAGCATTTGGTTGTTGCTTTTTGCTTTTGCAATATagcaaatacaaatatttatcCGGGCAACGGATACTGAGGTCAGCCCATGACCTTTTTCTGGTGGTTAATGTTAAACCCACCACTCTACTATTAAAACAGACAAGTTTGTTATGTTCCTTACCTGTAATCACACGGTTGTCAGCAGTCAGGAGGGCAGACCCCACTCTGAACTTGCTGTATGGACAATAGGCTTGCTTTTTGGCTTCATGAGATTGTTCAATCAGCTTCTTGATCATTTCTGCAGACAACTGTGCAGAGCTGTGATCCGCAGCCTTCATCGCCTGGTTTTTGGTGTTGACCTGGGACATATCTGCTCTTTGGAGTGTCTGAGCGGCTTTTGTTGCTCTGCTTTATATGTGGATGTGCTGGAGTCAAAGGGGAGGGGAAATGACACAGCCAATCACCCAGTATGATGTCACTGGGCTGTTATGAGATAAGAGGAGTCCTTGTTGGCAGCAGCCTTTCAATCAAAACAAGTAGCTGAAGGTCCAGGATGTTGCTTCAAGTAATTATTAATAACGAGCAGACGGTGTGAGAAAATATGGATCTTTATTAAATCCACTCCTAAATAGTGataaggagaaaaacaacacatattACCTATAAAATCCAAAGTGCCTTTTTTTGAGTGTGTACAGTAATTGTCAGACTTGGCTTATTTTTGACTGTATGCAATATTATCCTGAGTCCTTTCTCATGCGCTCCAGTTAGTGAGTGTAACAAAAGTCACTCAATGAATTTGTCCATCCACCTTGTCCTCTGGGAGCCACCACTTATATGGACAGTGTAAAACACTGTTAGCGTCATCAATTGTTCTGGGTGACCCAGTTGATCCATTCAACGTAGTTTCTAACCTTGGTGTAGACCCCGGGGAAGTAAGCATAGGCACAGCCGATGCCCCAGGACACAATGCCCTCAAATTTACCATCACATATGAGAGGACCTCCCGAGTCCCCCTGCAGAAGCAACAGAGAGGTCAAATGTTAATTCAAGTCCTCAACGGGTACGTTTGGAGTTCTGAAAGGCCACAGgttcaatattttaaaaatatgtaatcATTAATATCTGCCATAAAGGATCCGACCATCCCCTGTAATTCTTGgaagcaggattttttttttaaaagtttatgtttatgcttattttaaaaaggagaaatatagACAAATTGTGCAGAAGAGTGACAGAAAAATGTTAATATCTCCTAGAAATCATTTTAGCTTTTGTCAGCTTCT
It contains:
- the cdab gene encoding cytidine deaminase b isoform X2 — protein: MSQVNTKNQAMKAADHSSAQLSAEMIKKLIEQSHEAKKQAYCPYSKFRVGSALLTADNRVITGCNMENACNNLGICAERNAVAKAVSEGCRQFKAIAIASDMTEKYISPCGGCRQVLREFGTNWRVFLSKADGSYLERTVEDLLPISFGPDDLSKVSE